AACATCTGCGGCCGGTCAGTGAAGGTGGATTGCGCGGAGAGGTCGTCGCGGTGGAACATCTTGGGGCTGATACCTTCGTTTATTTCGACACGGGGATGCTGTCCAACGCCGTGGCGCGCCTCTCCGGGATTGCTCCCGTGCGGGTTGGCGATACCATCGGATTCGGCTTTGAGGCGGCTCAATGTAACCTCTTTCATGAGAACGGGATGAGTTTGGCGGGATAGGGCCCAGGGAAAGGCGCATCCCCTGTTTCAAGGGGGTGTGCGGTCATCCGATGTAATCAGGGGCGCAGGACTGTTGACGGGCAATTTGTCGGCCAGGATCGCGGCTTTGGTTGCTGCCTTATATGAAATTGTTCTAAACAGTGGAGCGTCATTACACACAAGGTCACTGTCTTGTCTGCTTTCCACTGGTCGCGCACTCAACGCCTGAGCCTCGTCGCACGTTATACCCTGCTGTCCGTTGCAGTGGTTGCCGTTGCGCTCGTCGCGTTGAGCTTTCTGTACCAGCGGTTTTCCAATGAATTGGTGGACCGTCTGACGGGCGAGCGTTTAAATGCCCAGGTGGCGGCAACATCGAACAAGCTTTCGGCCTTTCTTGACGCGCGGATTTATCAGCTCGTTACACTGTCCAATCACCCTGCGCTGACGGCCTTTGTCAACGCGCCGAACTCCGCACCCGCCGAAGAGGCGCTGACATTGCTGCGTGTCGAGGCGGATTCCCCGGACCTTTACGGCATTTTGTTTTTTGATGGTCACGATCAACTGGATCGGCTGGTCGCCGGGCAGGCTGCGTCCGGCCCGCCCTATTGGTCGAAAACGGGATGGGATATTACGAATTTGCCCCGCGTTATGCATGAAGGGGTGGAATTTATCGGCCCGAAACTTCCGGAAAACGGTAACTCCGGCTGGTTGTTGATGCGCCAGCAAATCCGGGATTCCGGCTCAGGGCAGAATATTTCTGTCGCCCTGCATGTGCGATTGGCGTCACTGACGGAACTGCTCGCCAGTGCAGGTGTTTCCGGTGTTATCGAGCCGCTGTTGCGAACACCCGGTGGCGTGGTCCTCGATCCCACCGGGCGACCGACGACTGTGACGGGTGAACTGATTGAGGGACCCAGTGTCCTGCCGGGGTGGAATATTGTCATGAGCGTGCATCCCGGCACCATCCTGCAGCCGATAGATCAGACGCGGTTTGTGCTTTATGTGGCGGCGGCTGTAATCATTCTGGTAATCCTGGCGATCTTTTTTGCGCTTTCGCGCAGTCTTCGGCGGCGTGTGGATACGCTGGTACAGGGCGCAAACAGCATTGCGTCGGGGGATCTCTACTATCGCCTGCCCGAAGGCTATCGTCGGGATGAGATCAGTACGGTTGCCAAGGCCTTCAATATCATGGCCCGCCAGCTCAAGGACCTGATTGACCGTACGGTCCGCGCCGAGAAGCTTGCGGTGCTGGGACAATTTGCGACCGGTGTG
The Aestuariispira ectoiniformans genome window above contains:
- a CDS encoding sensor histidine kinase, coding for MSAFHWSRTQRLSLVARYTLLSVAVVAVALVALSFLYQRFSNELVDRLTGERLNAQVAATSNKLSAFLDARIYQLVTLSNHPALTAFVNAPNSAPAEEALTLLRVEADSPDLYGILFFDGHDQLDRLVAGQAASGPPYWSKTGWDITNLPRVMHEGVEFIGPKLPENGNSGWLLMRQQIRDSGSGQNISVALHVRLASLTELLASAGVSGVIEPLLRTPGGVVLDPTGRPTTVTGELIEGPSVLPGWNIVMSVHPGTILQPIDQTRFVLYVAAAVIILVILAIFFALSRSLRRRVDTLVQGANSIASGDLYYRLPEGYRRDEISTVAKAFNIMARQLKDLIDRTVRAEKLAVLGQFATGVAHEVRNPLATMKTTVQALTKREQDEERKVLLHDMGSQIDRLSRVVNDLLSYGRPGEAAPRPTMIRDLFRQTSNTLEPIAEEAGVRLFTSGDSRLSIFVDPDQILQVLLNLGINAVQACDANGTVGLRAVDCGGAVEIRVTDDGCGIPREHLLDVIQPFFTMKSKGTGLGLTISQQLVEANNGTINIESAPQEGTTIIVILPAARPEIVQEEKSENVQEDQNTDRRR